The sequence AACAGGTGCCAAAGTCCATCAGACTGAAATGTTAATAATTACGTTTACGGATGATACTCAACTCGCAATATCAACAGGTTCTAATGCTGTAAACGTTACGTCTAACGGCGGCAACAAGCTCAATCCTTCTGATTTTCATGTAGATCTGGATTTAACTTGGGAAAGATAACAGTCTGTCGTGAGGATTAAGGCCACCTGAGTGGCCTTTGCCATGCTAATACAGCCGCCTGTGTTTTCAATATCAATGCAAAGTGGCAACCATCGACTTTGTACTTGCAGCCAGTATCATTCTCATGATCATTAGTAAGAGTAAGATTGATTAAAAAAGTGAGTCTGCTAACTATAGTGAACGCTAGAATCAACTCTGCAGCTGAATAATTTCTTCTCGCAGTGCGTCGCATTCCTTCTCAGCGTCCACCAGCCGCTGTGACAGCATCATTAGGCCGTTATGGTGTGAGTATGCCGCCAGCTGGGCTTCTGCTTTCTCAAGCTGCGCCTGCTGCGCGCCCCACTGCTGCGCATGCTTCCGTGTCACCGCCTCGATAAACATTTCCGCTGCAGCGTTCGGATCACCCTCAAACGTCACCCTTCCCTTATTCACTGTAAGCTGCGCCCGCGTCCCGTCCGAGTCGTAGAACGAGACAACCAACGGCGCCGGGATAATCGGCAGGGAAAACCTCGCGCCGGCGAAAGCGATCAATTCGCCGGCGTTTGCTGGTTCTGACGATGCGGCCGCATTTACGGCAAGGGATTGTAAGTCGGTTGGAATGGTCATGCAGGTGGCCTCTGAGTCAGTGTGACGGCCAGGATAAGCGGTTTGTGATTTAGGACGAAAGCGCATTATTCTGACGCAAACTCGACTGTTAATGTTCCACAATCCAGCATACCGAACTGCTTTTTATCAGGCGCTTTTGCTTCGTAGAACGGAACCAGCCAGATCTTATCCGGACCTTGGATTTCGCTATCAACGAACCTTATGCCATTTTTATTGGCGACTTCAGAGGCTTCACTCCAGGTTTCCCAAGCATTGGGCTGTTTGAGTCGTGCGCTTAGCACGGCTTCTTTTGCCTGCTCATTTGTGTATTTTTTACACTCTTCCAGATTTGAAGCGCTGTAATACTGAGCGCCAGTTCTGAGATAAACCAGCGTACCGACGCAACCCAGGGCCAATAAAACGCCACCAGCTAATACCAAAGCGATCCCTTTTGCTGCTCTTCCTGTCATAACGCCCTCGCTCATGGATATTCATTAGGCAACATTATATACAAATAGCAATCGTTATCAATTGCAGACAAAAGCACTAGTATAAGAAACTGTATTTATTGATTATTTTATTTTTAGAATTATCAAAGCCTGTCGCTTCGCTTTTCAAGCAGTTAAACATGCTAATTAATACTGTATAAAAACCCATATGTTTCTGGCCGATGTTCGGCCTGAATTGTTATCCTCTTTATCGCGTTAACAACATGATAAACATAAGGAGATACATATGAGCGAAGGTACTTTGGTTGTAAGCGCACCGGCAGTAAGTGCTGGTGGTCCTCCTGCCGGATTTGGTAGCTATAGCCCAGGCGGCTCTACCTCTGTTCCGCCAGGTCAGGCACAAGCAATGATGTATCAACAGGTGCTTAATGGCAGCTACTTCAACAGCCAGTCCGGCCTGGATTGCGTTAATAAGAATGATCTCACGACCCTGCTGCAGTGGGTTAAAAACAATTGTTATCTGAACGACTGTGTTGTGGGTCCGGCCATGGGGACTGCTGGCATTTCTGCTATGGCGGGTAATGGTGCCCAGTGGCGTGACTGGCAATTAAACAATATGAGCGACCAGCTAAGTGGTGGTCCTTATAGCGTGGTTTCAGCACTGGCTAATTTCTTTTGGGGTAATGGTCGTCCAATGAATGTTGATATCAACAAAATTGGTCTTCAGCTCGCACCGCAGAAAATCGCTGGTTTTAATGATCAGTTAATGGCTATGAGCGCACCAGGCAGCTACAACTTCAGCCTAAAGTTTGCTTATGACACAGGTATTGATAGCCTGGTTTCTAATTACTACCTCGGCAATATCACCCTTCAGATGGAAGGTACGTTAAATCGTGATGCCTCTGGACAGTGGACATTCAACGGCGTTGTTCGCGGTTATCAGGATAACTATGACTTCAATGCATCCACTCACCGCACTAAGACTAATGAAGACATGACGACGATCGGTAACTTCCTCGGTCAACACTTCCAAGGTGTTAATTACCCAATCAATATCAATGGCGACCTAACTAGTTCTTTCTCTGGCCAATAAATTCGGAATTAGTTGATGTTAAGCCTGTCAGGTACTGCGTAGCTGGCAGGCTTAATCCGTTAACAATCCACCAGCCGGATAGCTGGTGGTCAGTCGGAAGAAGGAGAAAACGTCTACGCGATGTTCTTAATTCGTCAGGTTGCAGGGCTTTTAATCCCTTTCTACGAGCTCTACAGTTTTGCGGGTGTAGACAGTGGAGTTATCAGGAATGTCTTTATTGATAAAGCTCATTGCACCGACGGTAACGTTATTCCCGATCACCAGATTATCAGCTATTACACAGCTATTTGATCCCAGGAAAAAGTTATCGCCAATTAGAATTGAACCGTCTTTTCCCTTCCCACTGTTTCCTATTACGGAGTTTTGCGTCAGCCGCATATTGCGCCCTGCCACAACCCGCTTGGTGACTACGACGCCAACATGATGTGCGATACTCAAGCCCTCGCCTATCTTTGCGCCCAACATAATATCGCAAGCAAAGCGGCCTTTAATGCGTGAGTGAATACGGTACGCGATGCGGCGGTATCCATTTTCATAAAGGAAACTTGCTAAGCGCCACCAAAAAATGAACTTCAGCCCCGGCTTATTGCGGAGTCTTGTTGCAAGCCGAAACCAGGAAAACTTTTTCTCAATACCAATAACTTCCACATGCCAGAAGCGCTTCAGCTGCGCGTATTTCATCCCTATTCCTACCTGATTAATTCTACTTTATACATCTGCGCCTTCACGTCAAAACGTAGAGCCGCGTTTACTGTAACTCATAACCGGCCACCAGCCGG comes from Pantoea eucalypti and encodes:
- a CDS encoding serine acetyltransferase — translated: MKYAQLKRFWHVEVIGIEKKFSWFRLATRLRNKPGLKFIFWWRLASFLYENGYRRIAYRIHSRIKGRFACDIMLGAKIGEGLSIAHHVGVVVTKRVVAGRNMRLTQNSVIGNSGKGKDGSILIGDNFFLGSNSCVIADNLVIGNNVTVGAMSFINKDIPDNSTVYTRKTVELVERD
- a CDS encoding lipid II-degrading bacteriocin → MSEGTLVVSAPAVSAGGPPAGFGSYSPGGSTSVPPGQAQAMMYQQVLNGSYFNSQSGLDCVNKNDLTTLLQWVKNNCYLNDCVVGPAMGTAGISAMAGNGAQWRDWQLNNMSDQLSGGPYSVVSALANFFWGNGRPMNVDINKIGLQLAPQKIAGFNDQLMAMSAPGSYNFSLKFAYDTGIDSLVSNYYLGNITLQMEGTLNRDASGQWTFNGVVRGYQDNYDFNASTHRTKTNEDMTTIGNFLGQHFQGVNYPININGDLTSSFSGQ